From Lysinibacillus sp. SGAir0095, the proteins below share one genomic window:
- a CDS encoding YdhK family protein encodes MFNKKIFGIISLAAVISLSACANDNNEDEVHENSGKNLEESYDTDHSSMNHSSDGEIPTGLKESTNPTYPADSKAIIQTNHMEGMNGAEATIVGAFDTTVYSVTYTPTIGGEPVTKHKWVIHEELEEAEQETLKSGDQVTLKANHMEGMQGANATIDSATETTVYMVDYISTSGEEVKNHKWVTESELSAIE; translated from the coding sequence TTGTTTAATAAAAAAATATTTGGGATTATTTCATTGGCAGCAGTTATATCACTATCAGCATGTGCCAATGATAATAATGAAGACGAAGTACATGAAAATTCGGGAAAGAATTTGGAGGAATCCTATGATACGGATCATTCTTCCATGAATCACTCAAGTGATGGAGAAATTCCAACTGGTTTAAAAGAATCAACTAATCCAACATACCCAGCCGACAGTAAAGCAATCATTCAAACTAATCACATGGAAGGAATGAATGGGGCTGAAGCTACTATAGTTGGTGCATTTGATACTACGGTTTATTCAGTAACTTACACACCAACAATTGGTGGGGAGCCAGTGACTAAACATAAGTGGGTCATCCATGAAGAATTAGAAGAGGCTGAACAAGAAACTTTAAAGTCTGGAGATCAAGTAACTCTTAAGGCAAATCATATGGAAGGCATGCAAGGAGCAAATGCAACAATCGATTCAGCAACAGAAACTACGGTATATATGGTAGATTACATTTCAACTTCAGGTGAAGAAGTAAAGAATCATAAATGGGTCACAGAAAGTGAATTATCAGCCATAGAATAA
- a CDS encoding response regulator transcription factor has translation MQTALLIDDEKRMLDLVELFLKPYGIQCLKETSGKNALEILRNEVVDFVLLDIMMPQMDGWDVCKAIREFSNVPIIMLTARTDKTDLVKGLNHGADDYITKPFDDRELIARVNALLRRTTKDEKTKNITNNGFVLDIERYSLQYFEKKVQLTLKEFYIMKALLSRPNKTFTREELLNIAWEYETETDIRTVDSHIRNLREKLKMSGFPTDEFLKTVWGIGYKWN, from the coding sequence ATGCAAACAGCTCTATTAATAGATGATGAAAAAAGAATGTTAGACTTAGTTGAGTTATTTCTTAAGCCTTATGGGATTCAATGTTTGAAGGAAACTAGTGGTAAAAATGCTTTAGAAATCCTAAGAAACGAAGTAGTTGATTTTGTGTTATTAGATATAATGATGCCTCAAATGGATGGATGGGATGTATGTAAAGCCATAAGGGAATTCTCAAATGTACCAATTATTATGCTGACAGCACGGACAGATAAAACGGATTTAGTAAAAGGTTTAAATCATGGTGCAGATGATTACATTACAAAACCTTTTGATGATAGAGAATTGATTGCAAGAGTTAACGCTCTATTAAGACGTACCACGAAGGATGAGAAAACCAAGAATATAACGAACAATGGCTTTGTTCTAGACATTGAGAGGTATAGCCTGCAATACTTTGAAAAAAAGGTTCAACTAACATTAAAAGAATTCTATATTATGAAAGCTTTACTATCCAGGCCCAATAAAACTTTTACTCGAGAAGAGTTATTAAATATCGCTTGGGAATACGAAACTGAAACAGATATAAGAACAGTTGATTCTCATATTCGAAATTTAAGAGAAAAACTTAAAATGTCAGGATTTCCTACTGATGAATTTCTAAAGACAGTATGGGGAATTGGCTATAAATGGAACTAA
- a CDS encoding cell wall metabolism sensor histidine kinase WalK produces MFYLHRNIIYAQMDEEFSRLLANGANHRDVLQENYSESTIKHIVLMENGSDREVIIMNSEGNIISSSDESNPILERYIPLVMKGNSENDKILVSDYKNSPYIASLHPFQNSELSGYVLMFQSTKSINAMVNELTLHFGIAGVISVAIILIVYTILSKVLTRPLINMKVATEKLSRGDFNVALPYISKDELGQLSSSIQKLAKELERLKNERNEFLAVISHELSTPLTYITGYAKVAMRKDIKEIELEQYLKIINEESEQLKELVKNLLDLAKIDENSFTVAKEYFWSDQFLKRIKKLVEPSYKLKNLKLKIKAPDKFQIYADPLRLQQIVLNLLDNALKYSNEYTEVGLEIYNTDNRTVISVIDKGFGIPSDEIELIFERLYRVEKSRSRTYGGSGIGLSVVKELIEAHGGTIEVTSELGIGSTFKVMI; encoded by the coding sequence ATGTTTTATCTGCATCGAAATATTATCTATGCTCAAATGGATGAGGAATTTTCCAGATTATTAGCCAATGGTGCCAATCATCGTGATGTCCTACAAGAGAATTATTCTGAATCTACAATTAAACATATTGTGTTAATGGAAAATGGTAGTGATAGAGAAGTTATTATTATGAATAGTGAAGGTAACATAATTAGCAGTTCTGATGAGAGTAATCCAATCTTAGAGAGATATATTCCTTTAGTAATGAAGGGAAATTCGGAAAACGATAAAATATTGGTTTCAGACTATAAGAATTCACCGTATATTGCAAGTTTACATCCATTTCAAAATAGCGAGCTTTCTGGTTATGTCCTAATGTTTCAAAGTACAAAATCTATAAACGCGATGGTAAATGAGTTAACTTTGCACTTTGGAATAGCCGGCGTTATAAGTGTTGCAATCATTTTAATCGTTTACACAATACTTTCTAAAGTCCTAACTAGACCGCTAATTAATATGAAAGTAGCCACAGAGAAACTAAGTAGAGGAGACTTTAATGTAGCCCTTCCATATATCAGTAAAGATGAACTCGGCCAGCTTTCAAGCTCAATCCAAAAGCTAGCAAAGGAATTAGAACGTTTAAAAAATGAAAGAAATGAATTTTTAGCAGTAATTTCACATGAGTTAAGTACTCCGTTAACTTATATAACTGGTTATGCAAAAGTAGCTATGAGGAAAGATATAAAAGAGATAGAACTCGAGCAATATCTTAAGATAATAAATGAAGAATCAGAGCAATTGAAAGAACTCGTAAAAAATTTACTAGATTTAGCTAAAATAGATGAAAACTCCTTTACAGTAGCTAAAGAGTACTTTTGGTCAGATCAATTTCTAAAGAGGATTAAAAAACTTGTTGAACCTTCATATAAACTTAAAAATTTAAAACTCAAAATTAAGGCTCCAGATAAATTTCAAATTTACGCTGATCCTTTACGTTTACAACAAATTGTACTCAATCTATTAGATAATGCCCTGAAGTATTCAAACGAATATACAGAAGTAGGTTTAGAAATCTACAATACGGATAATAGGACAGTGATTTCAGTAATCGATAAAGGTTTTGGAATTCCTTCAGATGAAATTGAATTAATTTTTGAAAGATTATATAGGGTTGAAAAATCACGCTCGCGAACATATGGTGGATCAGGAATTGGACTTTCTGTTGTAAAAGAGTTGATTGAGGCACATGGAGGTACAATAGAAGTGACTAGTGAACTGGGAATAGGCAGCACATTTAAGGTAATGATTTGA
- a CDS encoding DUF485 domain-containing protein has protein sequence MTGNVKENINYDKIAEMDSFKKLTKRKNNFLWTITAIFLAAYLLLPILTSFTEILHQKAVGEITWVWFYSAGLFIMTWGLAHLYVAKANSFDKEAKAIIEEYERGAV, from the coding sequence ATGACGGGGAATGTTAAAGAAAACATTAATTATGACAAAATTGCAGAAATGGACTCATTCAAAAAATTAACTAAAAGAAAGAACAACTTCTTATGGACTATTACTGCTATTTTTTTAGCTGCATATTTGTTATTACCGATCTTAACGTCATTTACTGAAATTCTACACCAAAAGGCTGTAGGGGAAATTACATGGGTGTGGTTCTACTCTGCTGGGCTATTTATCATGACTTGGGGATTAGCTCACCTGTATGTAGCAAAGGCAAATTCTTTCGATAAAGAAGCAAAAGCGATTATCGAAGAGTACGAGAGAGGTGCTGTTTAA
- a CDS encoding cation acetate symporter, with translation MSITAILMFVAIVGLTLVITWWASRRTSSASDFYTAGGGLKGWQNGLAISGDYLSAASFLGIAGSIALAGFDGFFFSLGYLVAYLVVLYIVAEPLRNLGKFTLADMISARFDAKKVRGTAALSSIVIVLFYMIAQLVGAGALIQLLLGIDYWIAVLLVGFMMTVYVLFGGMTATSWVQIIKACLLMLGTVIISFLVLAKFDFNILTMFSEMTTKTEAGAAYLNPGLKYTNGIDTISMLIALVLGTAGLPHILMRFFTVKDAQTARSSVIWATWIVGIFYVLTIFLGFGAAAFVGKEEIVAANAAGNMAAPLLAQALGGDILFSFVCAVAFATILAVVAGLVLSGASALSHDIYGQIIKKGKVSEKEQVVAARVGSIIISVVSIILALGAQSLNVAFLVSLAFCIAASANLPVIIYTIYWKRFNTNGAVVGMLTGLISALILVAVSPNVWNPVEGAAIFVGEALFPLGNPAIVSVPLGFLGGWIGTLLSKETNEAKYREVDVKAQTGISVQDVSH, from the coding sequence ATGAGTATTACAGCTATATTAATGTTCGTAGCGATCGTGGGCTTGACATTAGTCATCACATGGTGGGCTTCAAGAAGAACAAGTAGTGCTAGTGATTTCTACACTGCTGGTGGTGGTTTAAAAGGCTGGCAAAATGGACTAGCTATTTCTGGGGACTATTTATCAGCTGCCTCTTTCCTTGGTATTGCTGGTTCTATCGCTTTAGCAGGATTTGATGGTTTCTTCTTCTCTCTAGGTTATTTGGTTGCTTACTTAGTGGTATTATACATCGTTGCTGAACCATTACGTAACCTTGGTAAATTTACATTAGCAGATATGATTTCTGCTCGTTTTGATGCAAAAAAGGTTCGTGGAACTGCTGCTTTAAGTTCAATTGTAATCGTTCTATTCTACATGATTGCACAACTTGTTGGTGCAGGTGCTCTTATTCAATTATTATTAGGTATTGATTACTGGATTGCCGTACTACTTGTAGGATTCATGATGACAGTTTATGTATTATTCGGTGGTATGACGGCAACAAGTTGGGTACAAATTATTAAAGCATGTCTATTAATGTTAGGTACAGTTATTATTTCATTCTTAGTATTAGCAAAATTCGATTTCAATATTTTAACAATGTTCTCTGAAATGACAACGAAAACAGAAGCTGGAGCTGCATATTTAAACCCAGGACTAAAATATACAAATGGAATTGACACAATCTCTATGTTAATTGCATTAGTATTAGGTACAGCTGGTTTACCACACATCTTAATGCGTTTCTTCACAGTTAAAGATGCACAAACAGCTCGTTCATCTGTTATTTGGGCTACTTGGATTGTAGGTATTTTCTATGTATTAACAATCTTCTTAGGATTCGGTGCTGCTGCATTCGTAGGTAAAGAAGAAATCGTAGCTGCAAATGCTGCGGGTAACATGGCTGCCCCACTTCTTGCTCAAGCTCTAGGTGGAGATATTCTATTCTCCTTCGTGTGTGCTGTTGCCTTTGCGACAATTTTAGCAGTAGTAGCAGGTCTAGTACTTTCTGGTGCATCTGCCCTATCACATGATATTTATGGACAAATTATTAAAAAAGGTAAAGTATCAGAAAAAGAACAAGTGGTTGCTGCTCGTGTAGGATCAATCATCATTTCTGTAGTGTCAATTATTTTAGCATTAGGAGCTCAATCTTTAAACGTTGCGTTCTTAGTATCATTAGCATTCTGTATCGCTGCTTCTGCTAACTTACCTGTTATTATTTACACAATTTATTGGAAACGTTTCAATACAAATGGTGCTGTAGTTGGTATGTTAACTGGTTTAATTTCTGCATTAATCTTGGTGGCTGTTTCACCAAACGTTTGGAATCCAGTTGAAGGCGCAGCTATCTTTGTAGGAGAAGCTCTATTCCCATTAGGAAATCCGGCAATCGTTTCTGTACCACTTGGCTTCTTGGGTGGATGGATTGGTACACTTCTTTCTAAAGAAACAAATGAAGCGAAATATCGTGAAGTTGACGTTAAAGCTCAAACTGGTATTTCTGTACAGGATGTATCACATTAA